One Rhododendron vialii isolate Sample 1 chromosome 2a, ASM3025357v1 genomic region harbors:
- the LOC131316647 gene encoding oil body-associated protein 2B-like produces MADRGREIHGLAPEKGEGKPMSVEQQLLDKGAAMLQSLKPIKQFSQHACTFALYGHDLTRQIETHHFVTRINEDFLQCAVHDTDESHGRLIGVEYIITDRIFETLTPDEQKLWHSHAYEIKSGLWVNPRVPEMVIKPELENLAKTYGKFWCTWQTDRGDRLPMGPPALMFSPQPGVVRPDHLVQRRDQKYNVDSSSLKASRVEIPEPEWINPQADYWKSHGKGFSIVVEPTEMKKIAPFP; encoded by the exons ATGGCGGACAGAGGCAGAGAGATACACGGGCTGGCGCCGGAGAAAGGGGAGGGGAAGCCGATGTCGGTGGAACAGCAGTTGCTGGACAAAGGGGCCGCGATGCTGCAGTCGTTGAAGCCGATTAAGCAGTTCAGCCAGCACGCTTGCACTTTCGCCTTGTACGGCCATGACTTGACTCGCCAGATCGAGACTCACCATTTCGTTACTCGTATCAACGAGGACTTCCTTCAGTGTGCCGTTCACGACACCGACGAGTCCCATGGCCGTCTGATTG GGGTTGAATATATAATAACGGACCGCATCTTTGAAACACTGACGCCCGATGAGCAGAAGCTTTGGCACTCCCATGCATACGAG ATCAAATCAGGGCTTTGGGTGAATCCCCGTGTTCCCGAGATGGTTATCAAGCCTGAACTTGAAAATCTTGCCAAAACTTATGGCAAGTTTTGGTGCACCTGGCAAACTGACAGAG GTGACAGGCTTCCCATGGGGCCACCTGCACTGATGTTCTCCCCACAGCCGGGTGTGGTGAGGCCAGATCACCTAGTTCAGAGAAGGGATCAGAAGTACAATGTCGATTCCAGTTCTCTCAAGGCTTCAAGGGTGGAGATTCCGGAACCGGAGTGGATTAATCCGCAGGCGGACTACTGGAAGAGCCACGGGAAGGGTTTTTCTATTGTTGTTGAGCCGACGGAGATGAAGAAGATAGCACCGTTTCCCTGA